The genomic DNA TGAGGCCCATCGCCTATCCAGTGCTCTACCTCCGGCAAGAAACACGCGACGCTGCACCTAAATGCATTTCGGGGAGAACCAGCTATCACGGAGTTTGATTGGCCTTTCACCCCTAACCACAGGTCATCCCCCAGGTTTTCAACCCTGGTGGGTTCGGTCCTCCACGCGGTCTTACCCGCGCTTCAACCTGCCCATGGCTAGATCACTCCGCTTCGGGTCTTGGGCATGCAACTGTATCGCCCTGTTCGGACTCGCTTTCGCTACGGCTACCCCACACGGGTTAACCTCGCTACACACCGCAAACTCGCAGGCTCATTCTTCAAAAGGCACGCAGTCACAGCCCGAAGGCTGCCCCCACGGCTTGTAGGCACACGGTTTCAGGTACTATTTCACTCCGCTCCCGCGGTACTTTTCACCATTCCCTCACGGTACTATCCGCTATCGGTCACCAGGGAATATTTAGGCTTAGCGGGTGGTCCCGCCAGATTCACACGGGATTTCTCGGGCCCCGTGCTACTTGGGTGTTCTTCAAGCGAGCCGTACAGATTTCGCCTACGGGGGTCTTACCCTCTACGCCGGACCTTTCGCATGTCCTTCGACTATCCATACGGTTTCTGACTCGCCGACCGGCCGGCAGACCGATCAAGAAAAAACCCACGACCCCGTCACGGCAACCCCTGCCGGGTCTCACACCATGACGGTTTAGCCTCATCCGGTTTCGCTCGCCACTACTCCCGGAATCACGGTTGTTTTCTCTTCCTGCGGGTACTGAGATGTTTCACTTCCCCGCGTTCCCTCCACATACCCTATGTGTTCAGGTATGGGTGACAGCCCATGACGACTGCCGGGTTTCCCCATTCGGACACCCCCGGATCAAAGCTCGGTTGACAGCTCCCCGGGGCCTATCGCGGCCTCCCACGTCCTTCATCGGTTCCTGGTGCCAAGGCATCCACCGTGCGCCCTTAAAAACTTGGCCACAGATGCTCGCGTCCACTGTGCAGTTCTCAAACAACGACCAGACACCCACCTCACCAAGCATGGGACCGGCAGCACTGAAGCAACGACCATGACGGCCGTTCCCTCAGGACCCAACAACGTGCCCGACACACCCGACCCCGATCCGCGTTCCACGCCCCGAAGAGCAGTACTGACGGTCATCACCGTGTGTGCCGAATAGTCAACGTTCCACCCATGAGCAACCGTGCGAGACATTCGCTCGCAACCGGCCATGTGCTCCTTAGAAAGGAGGTGATCCAGCCGCACCTTCCGGTACGGCTACCTTGTTACGACTTCGTCCCAATCGCTGGTCCCACCTTCGACGGCTCCCTCCCAAGGGTTAGGCCACCGGCTTCGGGTGTTACCGACTTTCGTGACGTGACGGGCGGTGTGTACAAGGCCCGGGAACGTATTCACCGCAGCATGCTGATCTGCGATTACTAGCAACTCCAACTTCATGGGGTCGAGTTGCAGACCCCAATCCGAACTGAGGCCGGCTTTTTGGGATTCGCTCCGCCTCGCGGCATCGCAGCCCTTTGTACCGACCATTGTAGCACGTGTGCAGCCCAAGACATAAGGGGCATGATGATTTGACGTCGTCCCCACCTTCCTCCGAGTTGACCCCGGCAGTCTCCTGTGAGTCCCCATCACCCCGAAAGGCATGCTGGCAACACAGAACAAGGGTTGCGCTCGTTGCGGGACTTAACCCAACATCTCACGACACGAGCTGACGACAACCATGCACCACCTGTACACCGACCACAAGGGGGCGCCCATCTCTGGACGTTTCCGGCGTATGTCAAGCCTTGGTAAGGTTCTTCGCGTTGCGTCGAATTAAGCCACATGCTCCGCTGCTTGTGCGGGCCCCCGTCAATTCCTTTGAGTTTTAGCCTTGCGGCCGTACTCCCCAGGCGGGGAACTTAATGCGTTAGCTGCGGCACCGACGACGTGGAATGTCGCCAACACCTAGTTCCCAACGTTTACGGCGTGGACTACCAGGGTATCTAATCCTGTTCGCTCCCCACGCTTTCGCTCCTCAGCGTCAGTAATGGCCCAGAGATCCGCCTTCGCCACCGGTGTTCCTCCTGATATCTGCGCATTTCACCGCTACACCAGGAATTCCGATCTCCCCTACCACACTCTAGCCTGCCCGTATCGAATGCAGACCCGGGGTTAAGCCCCGGGCTTTCACATCCGACGCGACAGGCCGCCTACGAGCTCTTTACGCCCAATAATTCCGGACAACGCTCGCACCCTACGTATTACCGCGGCTGCTGGCACGTAGTTAGCCGGTGCTTCTTCTGCAGGTACCGTCACTTGCGCTTCTTCCCTGCTGAAAGAGGTTTACAACCCGAAGGCCGTCATCCCTCACGCGGCGTCGCTGCATCAGGCTTTCGCCCATTGTGCAATATTCCCCACTGCTGCCTCCCGTAGGAGTCTGGGCCGTGTCTCAGTCCCAGTGTGGCCGGTCGCCCTCTCAGGCCGGCTACCCGTCGTCGCCTTGGTAGGCCATTACCCCACCAACAAGCTGATAGGCCGCGGGATCATCCTGCACCGCCGGAGCTTTCCACCAACCCCCATGCAGAGGAAGGTCATATCCGGTATTAGACCTCGTTTCCAAGGCTTGTCCCGGAGTGCAGGGCAGATTTCCCACGTGTTACTCACCCGTTCGCCACTGATCCACCCCGAAGGGCTTCACCGTTCGACTTGCATGTGTTAAGCACGCCGCCAGCGTTCGTCCTGAGCCAGGATCAAACTCTCCGTGAATGCTTTCACGAAAGAGCGGCACGGCAACCACCGGAATAAGGCGGCCCCGCGCACTGCGTCCTCGCTAGTGTTACTTCAAAAGGAATCTCCAACCCCAGAACAATCCGGGGCCGGGGATGTCAACATATCTGGCGTTGACTTTTGGCACGCTGTTGAGTTCTCAAGGAACGGACACTTCCTTCGGACCGCCTTCCAGCGGGCCCTCCGGGCGCTTCGTTCTTTCGTGTTTCCAGCTTATCAGATGTTTTCCGCTCCGCTTTCCGGAGTTTCGATCCGATTTGCTTTTGCCTTTCGGCGCTCCCGAACTCTAGCAGAGTTTCTCGGCCTGTTTTCCCCGCCCCGTCCGAACGAATTCGAATTTCGGGGCGAAGCCGCACGACCGTGGGGCAACTCGGAGAACATTACGCACCGAGCTGCCCCAGGTCAAATCGGCCGACCGGCGCGTCAGACCTCGACGACGACCGGGAGGATCATCGGCCGGCGGCGGTAGTTGTCCGCCACCCACTTGCCGATCGTCCGGCGGACGAGCTGCTGGACCTGGCGGATCTCCAGGACGCCCTCGTTCGCGGACTTGGTGAGCGCTTCCTCCAGCTTGGCGGCGACGGCGGTGAACGCGCCGTCGTCGATGCCGGAGCCGCGGGCCTGGATGGTCGGGCCGCTGACGATCTTGCCGTTGGTGGAGTCGACCACCACGAAGACCGAGATGAAGCCCTCCTCGCCGAGGATCCGGCGGTCCTTCAGGGAGGCCTCGGTGATGTCGCCGACCGACGAACCGTCGACGTACACGTAGCCCGCCTGGACCTTGCCGACGATCCGGGCGACGCCCTTCTCCAGGTCGACGCAGACGCCGTCCTCGGCGATGACGACCCGGTTCTTCGGGACGCCGGTCGCGATGCCGAGGTCGGCGGCGGCGCGCAGGTGGCGCCACTCGCCGTGGACCGGCATCAGGTTCTTCGGCTTGCAGATGTTGAAGAAGTACAGCAGCTCGCCGGCCGAGGCGTGGCCCGAGACGTGCACCTTGGCGTTGCCCTTGTGCACGACCTTGGCGCCCCAGCGGGTCAGGCCGTTGATCACCCGGTAGACGGCGTTCTCGTTGCCCGGGATGAGCGAGGACGCGAGCACGACGGTGTCGCCCTCGACGATGCGGATCTGGTGGTCGCGGTTGGCCATCCGGGACAGCGCGGCCATCGGCTCGCCCTGCGAGCCGGTGCAGATCAGCACGACCTCCTTGTCCGGGAGGTCGTCCAGGGTCTTCACGTCGACGATCAGGTTGCCGGGGACCTTCAGGTACCCCAGGTCCCGCGCGATGCCCATGTTGCGGACCATCGAGCGGCCGACGAAGGCGACCTTGCGCTTGTACTCGTGCGCGGCGTCCAGCACCTGCTGGATGCGGTGCACGTGGCTGGCGAAGGAGGCGACGATGATGCGCTTCTCCGCGTTGGCGAAGACGTTGCGCAGGGCCGCCGAGATGTCGCGCTCGTGCGGGATGAAGCCGGGGACCTCGGCGTTGGTGGAGTCCACCAGCAGCAGGTCCATGCCCTCCTCCGC from Kitasatospora terrestris includes the following:
- a CDS encoding ribonuclease J, yielding MSHPHPELGAPPALKEGALRITPLGGLGEIGRNMTVLEYGDRILIIDCGVLFPEDEQPGVDLILPDFTYIRDRLDKIDGIVLTHGHEDHIGAVPYLLRENPDIPLIGSKLTLALIEAKLAEHRIRPYVLEVAEGDRERIGPFDCQFIAVNHSIPDALAVAVRTPAGMVVATGDFKMDQLPLDGRLTDLPTFAKLAEEGMDLLLVDSTNAEVPGFIPHERDISAALRNVFANAEKRIIVASFASHVHRIQQVLDAAHEYKRKVAFVGRSMVRNMGIARDLGYLKVPGNLIVDVKTLDDLPDKEVVLICTGSQGEPMAALSRMANRDHQIRIVEGDTVVLASSLIPGNENAVYRVINGLTRWGAKVVHKGNAKVHVSGHASAGELLYFFNICKPKNLMPVHGEWRHLRAAADLGIATGVPKNRVVIAEDGVCVDLEKGVARIVGKVQAGYVYVDGSSVGDITEASLKDRRILGEEGFISVFVVVDSTNGKIVSGPTIQARGSGIDDGAFTAVAAKLEEALTKSANEGVLEIRQVQQLVRRTIGKWVADNYRRRPMILPVVVEV